A genome region from Nicotiana tabacum cultivar K326 chromosome 13, ASM71507v2, whole genome shotgun sequence includes the following:
- the LOC107764093 gene encoding putative ETHYLENE INSENSITIVE 3-like 4 protein, whose amino-acid sequence MVEFQEIIEPLSPMSEVEENQELDDEEINYNDLKRRMWKDRMRMQKLKTKKEINTSTCSKDLLEGDEDDDSQAKEEQSRRKKMSRSQDSVLKYMVKIMEICKGQGFVYGIVPEKGKPVTGSSDSLREWWKEKVRFEQNAPAAIAAFLPKLVEVNILDPNSCMHLLQDLQDTTLGSLLSALMQHCIPPQRRFPLDRGLPPPWWPTGKELWWGDQGFAQKFGPPPYKKPHDLKKAWKVSVLAAIIKHMSTNLDKMRRLVKQSKSLQNKMTAKETATWSKVVNQEEVLLKLTEKALKISTSKEEEEEEEEEEEEEEEEEEEEEEEEEEEEEEEEEEEEEENKGKEDEYLALVPKIGNHVNLFDGSTLMRKEKRKGVFESHIDMEDELYATQNSNNCTQSDLGNSRIDSEKGEDQLLNMSINNFPSLIEAQPIPNEEIMVGHGQHDWVNMEIKRSFDSYNASQNANGGSVVENFQGFWGGNVLEQLHYDPSTYGNMNLNATPQEDVVLHHQAPISVWDLAYEDTSD is encoded by the coding sequence ATGGTTGAATTTCAAGAAATTATAGAGCCTTTGAGCCCAATGAGCGAAGTGGAAGAGAACCAAGAAttagatgatgaagaaatcaaCTACAATGATCTCAAACGCCGCATGTGGAAGGACCGCATGCGTATGCAGAAGCTAAAAACCAAGAAGGAAATCAACACTTCCACTTGTAGCAAAGATTTATTAGAAGGTGATGAAGACGACGACTCACAAGCTAAGGAAGAACAATCTCGCCGTAAAAAGATGTCAAGATCTCAAGATTCAGTCCTCAAGTACATGGTAAAAATCATGGAGATTTGCAAAGGTCAAGGCTTCGTTTATGGGATCGTGCCAGAAAAAGGGAAGCCTGTAACTGGCTCATCGGATAGTTTAAGGGAGTGGTGGAAGGAGAAGGTGAGGTTTGAGCAAAATGCCCCAGCTGCCATTGCTGCATTCTTGCCTAAATTAGTGGAAGTAAATATATTGGATCCTAATTCATGCATGCATCTTCTTCAAGACTTGCAAGATACTACTTTAGGCTCACTACTTTCTGCCCTAATGCAACATTGTATACCTCCACAAAGGAGGTTTCCTTTGGATAGAGGGTTGCCCCCACCTTGGTGGCCCACAGGGAAGGAACTTTGGTGGGGTGATCAAGGTTTTGCACAAAAATTCGGCCCACCACCTTACAAGAAACCTCATGACTTGAAAAAGGCGTGGAAAGTAAGTGTTTTGGCTGCTATTATCAAACATATGTCTACTAATTTGGATAAGATGAGGAGGTTGGTGAAACAATCCAAGAGTTTGCAAAACAAGATGACAGCTAAAGAAACAGCTACTTGGTCAAAAGTTGTTAACCAAGAAGAAGTCCTTCTCAAGCTCACTGAAAAAGCTCTCAAGATTTCAACAtcaaaggaggaggaggaggaggaagaagaagaagaagaagaagaagaagaagaagaagaagaagaagaagaagaagaagaagaagaagaagaagaagaagaagaagaagaagaagaagaaaataagggAAAAGAAGATGAATATCTTGCTTTGGTACCCAAAATTGGTAATCATGTCAATTTATTTGATGGCTCTACTTTGatgagaaaggagaaaaggaagGGTGTTTTTGAGAGTCACATAGACATGGAGGATGAGCTTTATGCTACCCAAAATTCAAATAATTGCACGCAAAGTGATTTAGGTAATTCAAGAATTGACTCCGAGAAGGGGGAGGATCAATTACTTAATATGTCCATCAACAACTTTCCTAGCTTGATTGAAGCACAACCAATTCCAAATGAAGAAATAATGGTTGGCCATGGCCAACATGATTGGGTGAACATGGAGATAAAAAGGAGCTTCGATAGCTACAATGCATCACAAAATGCTAATGGAGGATCAGTTGTGGAGAATTTCCAAGGATTTTGGGGAGGCAATGTCCTTGAACAACTTCATTATGATCCCTCTACTTATGGAAACATGAATTTGAATGCTACTCCACAAGAAGATGTTGTTCTACATCATCAAGCTCCTATTTCTGTTTGGGATTTGGCATATGAGGATACATCTGATTAA
- the LOC107764086 gene encoding type I inositol polyphosphate 5-phosphatase 5-like, which yields MTSPTRRCKSDDNIHMIKAAAVNTTAGGGASTSPSSSPATTPDNSVKGEKKKCIIPKLFSSKRSSIGSYEEDLTQSDNNDQEMDWKIISRRKAFLETSATVKRSFSERHNSARIEGLNLSTFDHSTAPATMIKSIRVFAGTWNVGGKTPNHGLNLEDFLQVEGSADVYVLGFQEIVPLNAGNVLVSEDSEPAARWLALISHALNKSYHESVHSCDSSSHNSKHSKDSKSNSFHKHSLKSLSKSLRANSTILKTCNCPLESTTTRRQRKLSDPSCSPLNHHRDSSEEDLQSIAEFPSSNGLSYNLIASKQMVGIFLSVWARKELAHHIGHLRISSLGRGIMGCLGNKGCIAISMSLYRTSFCFVCSHLASGEKEGDELRRNADVAEILKSIQFSRICTAPDSRMAEKISDHDRVIWLGDLNYRVSLSYEETRLLLEDNDWDSLLEKDQLNVEREAGRVFSGWNEGKIFFAPTYKYSHNSDSYAGETTKSKKKRRTPAWCDRILWRGEGIELLSYIRGESRFSDHRPVCAVFAVDVEAEANNKNAKFRKGFSCTATRLEYEDLIPLRHSSYHY from the exons ATGACGTCGCCAACAAGGCGTTGTAAATCTGATGATAACATCCACATGATTAAGGCAGCCGCCGTCAACACCACCGCCGGCGGCGGCGCTAGCACTTCCCCTAGCAGCTCCCCAGCCACCACCCCTGACAATTCTGTTAAGGGTGAAAAAAAGAAG tgtaTCATCCCAAAGCTCTTTAGTTCCAAAAGAAGCAGTATAGGAAGCTATGAGGAGGATCTAACACAATCAGATAACAATGATCAAG AAATGGATTGGAAGATTATATCAAGGAGAAAAGCTTTTCTTGAAACGTCTGCTACAGTGAAGAGAAGTTTCTCAG AAAGGCATAATAGTGCACGGATTGAAGGCCTAAATCTTTCGACATTTGATCATTCCACCGCACCTGCTACTATGATTAAAAGTATTAG ggtttttgccGGGACATGGAATGTAGGAGGAAAAACTCCTAATCATGGACTTAATCTTGAAGATTTCTTGCAAGTGGAAGGTTCAGCAGACGTATATGTATTGGG gTTTCAAGAAATTGTTCCATTAAATGCAGGAAATGTATTAGTGAGTGAAGATAGTGAGCCAGCAGCAAGATGGTTAGCCCTCATAAGCCATGCATTAAACAAATCATATCATGAATCAGTCCATTCTTGTGATTCAAGCTCCCATAATTCAAAACATTCAAAGGACTCAAAATCCAATTCTTTTCATAAACATTCTCTTAAAAGCCTTAGCAAGAGTTTAAGGGCTAATAGTACCATTCTCAAGACCTGTAATTGCCCTTTAgagtcaacaacaacaaggcGTCAAAGAAAGCTGAGTGATCCTTCTTGTTCTCCCTTGAACCATCATCGCGATTCGAGTGAAGAAGATTTACAATCAATTGCAGAATTTCCTTCTTCTAATGGTTTGAGTTATAATCTCATAGCGAGTAAGCAAATGGTGGGGATTTTCCTTTCAGTTTGGGCACGAAAAGAGTTAGCACATCATATTGGCCATCTCAGAATATCTTCTCTTGGAAGAGGTATCATGGGTTGTCTTGGAAACAAG GGGTGTATAGCAATAAGCATGTCACTGTATCGAACGAGCTTTTGCTTTGTGTGCAGTCACTTGGCTTCTGGGGAGAAAGAAGGGGATGAGCTGAGAAGAAATGCTGATGTTGCTGAGATTCTCAAAAGCATACAATTTTCGAGAATTTGTACGGCTCCAGACAGCCGAATGGCAGAGAAAATTAGTGATCATGA CCGTGTGATATGGCTTGGAGACTTGAACTACCGAGTGTCTTTGAGCTATGAGGAAACAAGACTTTTGTTAGAGGATAATGACTGGGACTCTCTTCTGGAAAAGGATCAG CTGAATGTGGAGAGAGAAGCAGGAAGAGTATTCAGTGGGTGGAATGAAGGCAAGATCTTCTTTGCCCCAACTTATAAGTACTCTCATAATTCAGATTCCTATGCCGGAGAGACTACCAAATCAAAGAAGAAACGTCGAACCCCTGCatg GTGTGATAGAATATTATGGCGAGGCGAGGGTATTGAACTATTATCTTATATTCGAGGGGAGTCAAGATTTTCAGATCATAGACCCGTTTGTGCAGTATTTGCCGTGGATGTGGAGGCAGAGGCCAACAACAAGAACGCAAAGTTTAGAAAGGGTTTTTCTTGCACTGCTACTAGGTTGGAGTATGAAGATTTAATACCCCTGAGACACAGTTCCTATCATTATTGA